A region of Arabidopsis thaliana chromosome 5, partial sequence DNA encodes the following proteins:
- a CDS encoding Calcium-binding EF-hand family protein (Calcium-binding EF-hand family protein; FUNCTIONS IN: calcium ion binding; INVOLVED IN: biological_process unknown; LOCATED IN: cellular_component unknown; EXPRESSED IN: 21 plant structures; EXPRESSED DURING: 13 growth stages; CONTAINS InterPro DOMAIN/s: EF-Hand 1, calcium-binding site (InterPro:IPR018247), EF-HAND 2 (InterPro:IPR018249), EF-hand-like domain (InterPro:IPR011992), Calcium-binding EF-hand (InterPro:IPR002048); BEST Arabidopsis thaliana protein match is: Calcium-binding EF-hand family protein (TAIR:AT3G29000.1); Has 30201 Blast hits to 17322 proteins in 780 species: Archae - 12; Bacteria - 1396; Metazoa - 17338; Fungi - 3422; Plants - 5037; Viruses - 0; Other Eukaryotes - 2996 (source: NCBI BLink).), which yields MTENQLYSFITMKSSLSKCKQSSSLSFPLFGLINFFLIGFFRWVSFAQLFFSRFWPLVQHQQCVSEKKSKDLEFQTSIKHEEYRDDDDDGLCREDVGMVMKSLGLSTDQENEGLQKQYSSKEVSNLFEEKEPSLEEVKQAFDVFDENRDGFIDPIDLQRVLTILGLKQGSNLENCRRMIRSFDGSKDGRIDFYGFVKFMENNFC from the coding sequence ATGACTGAAAACCAATTATATAGCTTTATAACCATGAAGAGTTCATTGTCTAAATGCAaacagtcttcttctttgtctttcccTTTGTTTGGTCTGATCAACTTCTTCCTCATCGGTTTTTTCAGATGGGTTTCTTTTGCTCAGTTATTTTTCTCTAGGTTCTGGCCTCTTGTTCAACACCAGCAATGTGTTTCCgagaagaagagcaaagatCTTGAGTTCCAAACTTCGATCAAACACGAAGAATAtcgtgatgatgatgatgatggtctTTGCAGAGAAGATGTAGGGATGGTTATGAAAAGCTTAGGGCTTTCCACTGACCAAGAAAACGAGGGACTTCAAAAACAGTACAGTTCCAAGGAGGTTTCGAATCTGTTCGAAGAGAAAGAGCCAAGCTTAGAGGAAGTGAAGCAAGCTTTTGATGTCTTTGATGAAAACAGAGATGGGTTTATCGATCCTATAGATTTGCAGAGAGTTTTGACAATCCTTGGCTTAAAGCAAGGATCTAACCTTGAGAACTGCAGGAGAATGATCAGATCATTCGATGGAAGTAAAGACGGAAGAATCGATTTCTATGGATTTGTGAAATTCATGGAGAACAACTTCTGCTGA
- the NAC093 gene encoding NAC domain containing protein 93 (NAC domain containing protein 93 (NAC093); CONTAINS InterPro DOMAIN/s: No apical meristem (NAM) protein (InterPro:IPR003441); BEST Arabidopsis thaliana protein match is: NAC domain containing protein 63 (TAIR:AT3G55210.1); Has 1481 Blast hits to 1479 proteins in 68 species: Archae - 0; Bacteria - 0; Metazoa - 2; Fungi - 6; Plants - 1469; Viruses - 0; Other Eukaryotes - 4 (source: NCBI BLink).) encodes MAKKEKIEQVISMGGIMWEGLNSSLIKVDEALLKQQIREFEKGNDKEWFIITERNKVDQGLSQTKRVGNGAKRQKRVDTNGGYWHATVAAQKINAGDGVVGNKRPLAYYDRKPSEDVKTDWLMQEYSLDHNNDKVRLHFVQDLSYSTSNKEVGEEKKKQKKGEPVEASEGQQPCNAEYHQPLAPLDSCQPQPHDLAEQLDLHQPEQLQLQQPHDIVYQPQYCLLPEQHQLQPFPDNFSELNSFQQQPVMIPDDLEDFLAELMEPHSLDGDEESNNYGFFEGLFDTEGINDKTLH; translated from the exons ATGgctaagaaagagaagatcgAG CAAGTGATTTCAATGGGTGGAATAATGTGGGAAGGTCTCAATTCGAGTTTAATCAAAGTCGATGAAGCTTTGCTTAAGCAGCAGATCCGA gaattcGAGAAGGGTAACGATAAAGAATGGTTTATTATAACGGAGAGGAACAAAGTTGATCAAGGTTTAAGCCAAACAAAGAGAGTTGGTAATGGTGCGAAAAGGCAGAAACGTGTTGACACTAACGGAGGATATTGGCACGCAACAGTGGCTGCCCAAAAGATCAACGCTGGAGATGGTGTCGTTGGCAACAAAAGGCCACTTGCATACTACGATAGGAAACCATCAGAAGACGTCAAAACTGATTGGTTAATGCAAGAATACTCTCTTGATCACAACAACGACAAGGTAA GATTACACTTTGTGCAAGATTTATCTTACTCCACAAGCAACAAAGAagttggagaagagaagaagaagcagaagaaaggAGAACCTGTGGAAGCATCGGAAGGGCAGCAGCCTTGTAATGCCGAGTATCATCAACCGCTAGCACCTCTAGATTCTTGCCAACCGCAGCCTCATGATTTGGCTGAGCAGCTGGATTTGCATCAACCAGAACAGTTGCAGCTGCAACAGCCTCATGATATTGTGTATCAACCACAGTATTGTTTACTTCCAGAACAACATCAGCTGCAGCCTTTTCCTGATAACTTTTCTGAGTTGAACAGCTTTCAACAGCAACCAGTGATGATCCCAGACGATTTAGAAGATTTCTTGGCTGAATTAATGGAGCCACATTCACtggatggagatgaagaatccAACAATTATGGGTTTTTTGAAGGCTTATTTGACACAGAAGGAATTAATGATAAAACATTACACTAA
- the EMB2744 gene encoding Pentatricopeptide repeat (PPR) superfamily protein (EMBRYO DEFECTIVE 2744 (EMB2744); CONTAINS InterPro DOMAIN/s: Pentatricopeptide repeat (InterPro:IPR002885); BEST Arabidopsis thaliana protein match is: Tetratricopeptide repeat (TPR)-like superfamily protein (TAIR:AT2G27610.1); Has 37711 Blast hits to 13427 proteins in 206 species: Archae - 0; Bacteria - 0; Metazoa - 37; Fungi - 23; Plants - 37282; Viruses - 0; Other Eukaryotes - 369 (source: NCBI BLink).), producing MSALSVIEQRLLKWDKLASLVPKSKKTPFPIDRLNELLKVCANSSYLRIGESIHAHLIVTNQSSRAEDAYQINSLINLYVKCRETVRARKLFDLMPERNVVSWCAMMKGYQNSGFDFEVLKLFKSMFFSGESRPNEFVATVVFKSCSNSGRIEEGKQFHGCFLKYGLISHEFVRNTLVYMYSLCSGNGEAIRVLDDLPYCDLSVFSSALSGYLECGAFKEGLDVLRKTANEDFVWNNLTYLSSLRLFSNLRDLNLALQVHSRMVRFGFNAEVEACGALINMYGKCGKVLYAQRVFDDTHAQNIFLNTTIMDAYFQDKSFEEALNLFSKMDTKEVPPNEYTFAILLNSIAELSLLKQGDLLHGLVLKSGYRNHVMVGNALVNMYAKSGSIEDARKAFSGMTFRDIVTWNTMISGCSHHGLGREALEAFDRMIFTGEIPNRITFIGVLQACSHIGFVEQGLHYFNQLMKKFDVQPDIQHYTCIVGLLSKAGMFKDAEDFMRTAPIEWDVVAWRTLLNACYVRRNYRLGKKVAEYAIEKYPNDSGVYVLLSNIHAKSREWEGVAKVRSLMNNRGVKKEPGVSWIGIRNQTHVFLAEDNQHPEITLIYAKVKEVMSKIKPLGYSPDVAGAFHDVDEEQREDNLSYHSEKLAVAYGLIKTPEKSPLYVTKNVRICDDCHSAIKLISKISKRYIVIRDSNRFHHFLDGQCSCCDYW from the coding sequence ATGTCAGCCTTGTCTGTGATCGAACAACGATTGTTAAAGTGGGACAAGCTCGCGTCTTTAGTACCCAAATCAAAAAAAACTCCTTTTCCGATTGATCGTCTAAACGAGCTTTTGAAAGTCTGTGCTAATTCAAGTTATCTAAGAATTGGAGAATCGATTCACGCTCATTTGATTGTTACCAACCAATCATCTAGAGCTGAAGACGCGTATCAGATCAATTCTCTGATCAATCTCTATGTGAAATGCAGAGAAACTGTTCGTGCACGCAAGCTGTTCGATTTAATGCCTGAGAGAAATGTTGTTTCTTGGTGTGCGATGATGAAGGGATATCAAAATTCtgggtttgattttgaagttttgaagctttttaaaagtatgtttttttctggTGAATCGAGACCTAATGAGTTTGTAGCTACTGTGGTTTTTAAGTCTTGTTCAAACTCTGGGAGGATTGAAGAAGGTAAACAGTTTCATGGATGTTTTCTTAAGTATGGTTTGATTTCTCATGAGTTTGTACGGAACACTCTTGTTTACATGTATTCTTTGTGTTCGGGGAATGGCGAGGCTATACGAGTTTTGGATGATCTTCCTTATTGTGATCTTTCTGTGTTTAGTTCTGCTCTTAGTGGTTATCTAGAGTGTGGTGCTTTTAAAGAAGGGCTTGATGTTTTGAGAAAGACAGCTAAcgaagattttgtttggaacAACCTCACGTATTTGTCTTCTTTACGGCTTTTCTCCAATCTCAGAGATTTGAATTTGGCTCTGCAGGTTCATAGCCGAATGGTGAGGTTTGGTTTCAACGCTGAAGTTGAGGCTTGTGGTGCACTCATTAATATGTATGGCAAATGTGGTAAAGTCCTTTATGCTCAGAGAGTTTTCGATGATACACACgctcaaaacattttcttgaatACAACGATCATGGATGCTTACTTCCAGGATAAGTCTTTCGAGGAGGCTCTGAATCTGTTTTCAAAGATGGATACTAAAGAGGTTCCACCAAATGAGTACACCTTTGCTATTTTGCTGAATTCAATTGCAGAGCTATCGCTTCTAAAACAGGGCGATCTTCTACATGGACTTGTTTTGAAATCCGGCTATAGGAACCATGTAATGGTAGGCAATGCATTGGTTAACATGTACGCCAAAAGTGGCAGCATTGAGGATGCAAGGAAAGCATTCTCAGGCATGACTTTTAGAGATATAGTTACTTGGAACACAATGATATCTGGATGCTCACATCATGGATTGGGGAGGGAAGCGCTTGAAGCCTTTGATAGAATGATTTTTACAGGAGAGATTCCCAACCGCATAACTTTTATCGGCGTTTTGCAGGCTTGTAGCCATATTGGTTTTGTGGAGCAAGGGCTTCATTACTTTAATCAGCTGATGAAGAAATTTGATGTCCAGCCTGATATACAGCATTATACATGCATTGTTGGACTTTTGAGCAAGGCTGGAATGTTCAAGGATGCTGAGGATTTCATGAGAACAGCTCCAATTGAATGGGATGTTGTTGCATGGAGAACTTTGCTAAATGCTTGTTATGTTCGCCGGAATTACAGGTTAGGAAAAAAAGTAGCAGAATATGCCATTGAGAAGTATCCAAACGACTCAGGAGTTTACGTATTGTTATCCAATATCCACGCCAAGTCAAGGGAGTGGGAAGGTGTGGCAAAAGTGCGTTCTTTGATGAATAACAGAGGTGTTAAGAAGGAGCCTGGAGTAAGCTGGATAGGGATACGTAATCAAACCCATGTGTTTCTTGCAGAGGATAATCAACACCCCGAGATTACGCTGATTTATGCAAAGGTTAAGGAAGTTATGTCGAAGATTAAACCATTAGGGTATTCGCCTGATGTTGCTGGAGCTTTCCATGATGTCgatgaagaacagagagaagatAACCTCTCTTATCATAGTGAGAAGCTAGCTGTGGCATATGGTCTGATAAAAACGCCAGAGAAATCACCATTGTACGTGACTAAAAACGTGAGGATATGTGATGATTGTCACTCTGCAATTAAGCTTATCTCGAAGATCTCAAAACGATACATAGTTATCAGAGATTCCAATCGGTTCCATCATTTCCTAGATGGTCAGTGTTCTTGCTGTGATTACTGGTGA
- the MYB89 gene encoding myb domain protein 89 (myb domain protein 89 (MYB89); CONTAINS InterPro DOMAIN/s: SANT, DNA-binding (InterPro:IPR001005), Homeodomain-like (InterPro:IPR009057), Myb, DNA-binding (InterPro:IPR014778), HTH transcriptional regulator, Myb-type, DNA-binding (InterPro:IPR017930), Homeodomain-related (InterPro:IPR012287), Myb transcription factor (InterPro:IPR015495); BEST Arabidopsis thaliana protein match is: myb domain protein 110 (TAIR:AT3G29020.1); Has 30201 Blast hits to 17322 proteins in 780 species: Archae - 12; Bacteria - 1396; Metazoa - 17338; Fungi - 3422; Plants - 5037; Viruses - 0; Other Eukaryotes - 2996 (source: NCBI BLink).), which produces MYLFMYKCNIVLEETHVFQNTPCDVSLQRPFNGFGENNALPLRKMHQEEKKKKHRGGHWTLSEDLKLKELVAVFGPQNWKFIGEKMEPRTSLSCRQRWFNQLDPKINKRNFTDEEEEKLLRAHILYGNKWSKIAKLFNRRTDHAVKNHWHSLMNRIIRKQSASDIRSFDNIQNYQTSNFLPGLCLLNTKQ; this is translated from the exons ATGTATCTGTTTATGTATAAATGTAACATAGTTTTGGAGGAGACtcatgtttttcaaaatacCCCTTGTGATGTTTCATTGCAGAGGCCATTTAATGGGTTTGGAGAAAACAATGCATTACCATTGAGAAAGATGCAtcaagaggagaagaagaagaaacataggGGTGGACACTGGACACTTTCAGAGGATCTCAAACTCAAAGAGCTTGTGGCGGTTTTTGGTCCTCAGAACTGGAAATTCATTGGAGAGAAGATGGAACCAAGAACaa GTCTAAGTTGTAGACAAAGGTGGTTTAACCAGCTCGATCCGaagattaacaaaagaaatttcactgatgaggaagaagagaagctgcTTAGAGCTCACATATTATATGGTAACAAATGGTCTAAGATCGCTAAGCTTTTCAATCGAAGAACAGACCATGCTGTTAAGAATCATTGGCACAGTCTCATGAATAGAATCATTAGGAAGCAATCAGCTTCTGACATAAGATCTTTCGATAACATCCAGAATTATCAAACCTCCAACTTTCTTCCTGGTTTGTGTCTCCTTAATACTAAACAATAG